From Paenibacillus sp. PvR098:
AACGATGGTACAAGCTGTGTCAGGGTGGACGTGGAGGTATCCGACATCCGTACGGAGGATTACTGCGGTATTGTGCTGATCGGTGGTTACGCTATGGACCGGCTGAGATATGAGGCGAATCCGAAGCAAGGTCAGCTCAATCAAGCGCCGGCGGTTCAATTTCTGAGGGCGGCGGTTGAAGCATTGAACCGGGGACAGGTGAAAATCGGAACCATTTGCCACAGCCTCTGGCTCTTCTGTGCAGATCCGCAGCTGCTTGCCGGCCGAAAAGTGACCTGTGCGCATAATGTCATATCGGATGTACAAAATGCAGGGGCAGAGGTTGTTTTCGAGGGAGATCAGACCCAAGAGCTGGTCATTGACGGTAATTTAATCACCGGGAAGCATCCAGAAGTAGTTGAAACCTTTGTCCGTGTATTTTTAGAAGAAATAGAGAAAGCCGTGAACCGTAATCCACTTCCGGAGGAATGTCATCAAGAAAAGAGTCAATGACTACCTCGGCCTAACCGCAGATTACTCCAGGCGGGGTCGGGTATCCAACCCGCTGCCGGCCAGAATGATCGAAG
This genomic window contains:
- a CDS encoding DJ-1/PfpI family protein yields the protein MADDIHYGRIPAQGKTKGKIGVLVESHYDETEFRAFNEYFPKNGYSVDYISHLWGKEYLDFVGNDGTSCVRVDVEVSDIRTEDYCGIVLIGGYAMDRLRYEANPKQGQLNQAPAVQFLRAAVEALNRGQVKIGTICHSLWLFCADPQLLAGRKVTCAHNVISDVQNAGAEVVFEGDQTQELVIDGNLITGKHPEVVETFVRVFLEEIEKAVNRNPLPEECHQEKSQ